Proteins encoded by one window of Deltaproteobacteria bacterium:
- a CDS encoding cellulase family glycosylhydrolase, protein MILRTLLLVLFLLTSLTACNSSVEKAFDIATDNIDRKPINRDKLGVNAFFNEPGFGSIDAQYAEIKNTLGINFIRVLFAWDNNVQPSPGDSPNFSFFDDIIESIPPGVSVVVVLAHTPSWMSNSSNWIEGNPRKTWVERFLRKAVSRYAGTPGVLAWEIWNEPDLTTSDSDAALELAEPANYFELLSLGAHVVRTTDPTRIVLNAATSSINQDYPDILNYNKTLAALGATSIVDAWNIHYYGKQFERVVDGNGIAPFLNSLAKPIWVTESGAQGPNNQLAYVETAWPFLEEEIPGIDLFFYYNYASTDPLELNYGLRNNDSSSLVSDLYVHLRDG, encoded by the coding sequence ATGATTTTACGAACCTTACTGTTAGTTCTGTTTTTGCTTACATCGCTTACGGCTTGCAATTCGTCCGTAGAAAAGGCGTTTGACATAGCTACAGATAACATAGATCGAAAGCCAATAAACCGAGACAAACTAGGAGTAAATGCATTCTTTAATGAACCTGGCTTTGGTTCGATTGACGCTCAATATGCAGAAATTAAAAATACTTTGGGAATTAATTTTATAAGAGTGTTGTTTGCTTGGGACAATAATGTTCAGCCGTCTCCTGGCGACAGTCCAAATTTCTCTTTTTTTGACGATATCATCGAATCAATTCCGCCCGGCGTTAGCGTTGTAGTCGTGCTGGCGCATACGCCTAGCTGGATGAGCAATTCGAGCAACTGGATCGAGGGGAATCCGAGAAAAACCTGGGTGGAGCGTTTTCTTCGCAAAGCAGTGAGTCGTTATGCTGGCACTCCTGGAGTTTTGGCTTGGGAGATTTGGAACGAGCCGGATTTAACCACGAGTGATTCTGACGCTGCGCTCGAGCTTGCTGAACCCGCAAACTATTTTGAGCTTTTATCTTTGGGTGCACACGTAGTTAGAACCACTGATCCTACGCGCATAGTCTTAAATGCCGCAACGTCTTCTATTAATCAAGACTATCCGGATATATTAAACTATAACAAAACTTTAGCTGCCTTAGGAGCAACTAGCATTGTCGATGCGTGGAACATTCACTATTACGGCAAGCAGTTTGAGCGCGTAGTGGATGGGAACGGCATTGCGCCATTCTTAAACAGCCTAGCAAAGCCTATCTGGGTTACCGAATCTGGCGCCCAAGGGCCGAACAATCAACTAGCTTACGTAGAAACTGCGTGGCCATTTCTCGAAGAAGAAATTCCCGGCATAGATTTATTTTTCTACTACAACTACGCCTCTACCGATCCTTTAGAACTAAACTATGGCCTAAGAAACAACGACAGCAGCTCTTTGGTTTCGGATTTATACGTCCATCTACGAGACGGCTAA